Part of the Streptococcus ilei genome is shown below.
TGATATATTGTAACTTGATTATCTAACACTAAATACATTTTTATCCTCTTTCAATAAAAAAATAAGCAGTAGGTCATTATATATTAGATATTTAATTTATAATTAGCAATTATCCAAATGCAGTAAATACAGCAGATACTCCTGCAATTTCAAAGTCAGGAATTGGACCGTCAGCTAAACAAACAGCACCAATCGCGCAAACACTACATCCTTTGTTATTTACAACAGTTGCTTTTTCAATTTTTACAGACGGGTTGTCAATCTTATTGTTCTTAATCATGATTAATCCTCCTTGATTATAAAAACTATTAGACCAACTGCCTAATGTTATTATATCACTAGCAGTTGGTCTAATAGTTTTTATCCCTAATGTGCAATTAGTTACTATTAAGTACTCTCTCAATATATTTTTCCCATCGTTCTACTAAATTCATGCTTTCCAAGGTTTTCATAAAGCCAATACACTTTCTCATCTCTAAAATATTACTCAATTCATTTGTCATCTTAAAATTGTAACAACTATCTATGAGGTGAAAAACTAATCTTTCATATAATTCTGTTTCATCAAAAAATAACTGGACTAATTGTTCTCTATAATAAGATGCATCAACCATATTATTTCTTTCTACGCTGAGGCTAAAAGCATTAAATAACATGCTAGTAACTAATCTTCTATGGGTCGGTAAATGTTTATAAAAATCAGTTCTCCTCACCATTTCCTTCGTTAATATCATAATACTTGATTGGCAAAAAATTTCCATTGTGGAGGAAAATAGCTCTAATTCATATTCACCCCAGATATCTATGCTAAATAAATAGTCTGATATAAAATCAATTTCTTCAGAAGTCACAATATTATCTTTCTCAATTTCTTGGAGCTTTAACTTAATCAAAATTATTGTTAATTTCTTACTTAGTTTCTCCTCTTCCTTTTCTGTACAATTAATGAGGAGTTTTCTCAAGGCTGGGCTGTTGTTCTTATAAAAATAATTATTTATCTTATCAATTACCTCGAAATTACTCATCTTATGAAAACCACGCCCTAAATACATAAACTCCTCTAAAGATACGTCCAGTGTCTTTAAAACTGAAAGTAATTTACTAAGAGTAATATCTGTATATCCATTTTCAAATCGAGATAACTGAGAGGTAGAAATCTCATCATTAGCAACATTGTAAAGAGAGAGGCCCTTAGCTTCTCGAATTTTTTTTAAGATTTGTCCTAAATTTTTCATTGATTCCTCTCCTTGTTGCAGATTAGGGATGATTTCATATATAAGTAAGCCAATTAGTTTTCAAATATTCTAGATTTTAGTAAAACTAAAATAGTATTTCTATTGTTAGAATACAATAAAATCGTTTAAGATGCTCTGAAAAATATGCTTTAGGTGACAACAATTATTAAAATATAACAGTTATTATTTATTAATCGATAAGAATCTTGACTATTTCCTACTAGTGGACCTGATATACCTTTATATGATAAATATCTGCAAGTTACCAATCTGAACGCTGAGAAATAATCCGAAACAATATAATCAAAATAATTCTTCAAATCCAGTTTTTCAAGACTTATTTCTATACTGAAACAACATCTTTCCAGAACTTCAATAATTTCATTTTGTGTTAAATCATTATTTAACTAAATCTTTGGAGGCAATACGTTTTCAAAGCTACTTTTTTACCATAGGTTTTGAGCCTTCAACACAGATTACTAAGCCAAAAATGCTCTAAATTTTTGAAATTCTAACATATCCCACTCGACTTCATCATCATCTTTGACTTTCACAATATCTTCCTCAAAATAACATGGAATAAATATGATTTTCAACCAGTACATGTGTTTTTAACTCCAAAGGATTAGACAAACTTGGCTGTTTTATAATATCATATGTAAATTTTTTCATGTTTGAACTCTCCGCCTTCGATATTCCATAAAAAGTAACCGTATCAACTGCTAATAATGGTTGAGTTAATTTGCAAGAACCGACTCCAGTGAAATGATCCTATCACATTGCCGTGCTTGCTCCATGTTATGCGTAACAACCAAAATTGTTTTACCAAACTGATCTCTCAAAGTTCGAATCAAATCGAATGCTTTTTGAGACATTTCAGGATCTAACGATCCGGTTGGTTCATCTGCTAGGACAATATCTCCGGGCTTTAAAATAGCTCTCACAATCGCAATTCTCTGCTGTT
Proteins encoded:
- a CDS encoding helix-turn-helix domain-containing protein, translated to MKNLGQILKKIREAKGLSLYNVANDEISTSQLSRFENGYTDITLSKLLSVLKTLDVSLEEFMYLGRGFHKMSNFEVIDKINNYFYKNNSPALRKLLINCTEKEEEKLSKKLTIILIKLKLQEIEKDNIVTSEEIDFISDYLFSIDIWGEYELELFSSTMEIFCQSSIMILTKEMVRRTDFYKHLPTHRRLVTSMLFNAFSLSVERNNMVDASYYREQLVQLFFDETELYERLVFHLIDSCYNFKMTNELSNILEMRKCIGFMKTLESMNLVERWEKYIERVLNSN
- a CDS encoding subtilosin A family bacteriocin; protein product: MIKNNKIDNPSVKIEKATVVNNKGCSVCAIGAVCLADGPIPDFEIAGVSAVFTAFG